In a genomic window of Babylonia areolata isolate BAREFJ2019XMU unplaced genomic scaffold, ASM4173473v1 tig00009149_1, whole genome shotgun sequence:
- the LOC143278467 gene encoding histone H2B, gonadal — translation MPPKVSSKGAKKAGKAKAVRAGDKKRKRKRKESYAIYIYKVLKQVHPDTGISSKAMSIMNSFVNDIFERIAAEASRLAHYNKRSTITSREIQTAVRLLLPGELAKHAVSEGTKAVTKYTSSK, via the coding sequence ATGCCACCCAAAGTCAGCTCCAAAGGTGCCAAGAAAGCCGGCAAGGCTAAGGCCGTCCGTGCCGGAGACAAGAAgcgcaagaggaagaggaaggaaagttATGCTATCTACATCTACAAGGTGCTGAAGCAGGTGCATCCTGACACTGGTATCAGCAGCAAAGCCATGTCCATCATGAACAGCTTCGTTAACGATATCTTTGAGAGAATCGCCGCTGAAGCTTCCAGACTGGCCCACTACAACAAGCGTTCCACCATCACCAGCCGCGAGATCCAGACTGCTGTGCGTCTGCTGCTGCCTGGTGAACTGGCCAAACACGCTGTCAGCGAGGGTACCAAGGCCGTCACCAAGTACACCAGCAGCAAGTAG